The Erythrobacter sp. Alg231-14 genome has a segment encoding these proteins:
- a CDS encoding acyl-CoA dehydrogenase family protein, which yields MDFAVSQELQDYLAELDAFIDTEIKPLEQQDDNIRFFDHRREDARTDWDREGLPNEEWEALLKEATSRADKAGHWRFSAPKKYGGKDGSNLWMAVIRDHFAQKGLGLHNDLQNEHSIVGNFPFVEMFEQFGTEAQKQEFINGGFERTKRAAFGLTEGAHGSDATHMETKAVKETRDGVAGFRIDGEKMWITGMHKATHCALFARTSGKAGDAQGITCFLVPNPNEGIKIEEWMWTFNMPTDHPRLSINNVWVPESVILGEEGKGLALAQSFVHQNRIRQAAGSLGAATYCVEESVKYARQRKPFGEELAKNQAIQFPLVELATQCEMLRMLIYKTAWQMDNMPHKEIANTISDKVSMCNYWANRLVCEAADRAMQVHGGIGYSRHKPFEHIYRHHRRYRITEGAEEIQMRKVGAYLFGYLGPKRGMYG from the coding sequence ATGGACTTCGCAGTCTCACAAGAATTGCAGGATTATCTGGCCGAACTCGACGCCTTTATAGACACCGAGATCAAGCCGCTTGAACAGCAAGACGACAACATCCGGTTTTTTGATCACCGCCGCGAAGACGCGCGCACCGATTGGGATCGCGAAGGATTGCCGAATGAAGAATGGGAGGCCTTGTTAAAAGAGGCCACATCGCGCGCGGACAAGGCCGGGCATTGGCGGTTTTCTGCGCCCAAGAAATATGGCGGCAAGGACGGATCAAACCTTTGGATGGCCGTGATCCGCGATCACTTTGCGCAAAAGGGGTTGGGCCTGCACAACGATTTGCAAAACGAACACAGCATCGTGGGCAATTTCCCCTTTGTTGAAATGTTCGAACAATTCGGGACCGAGGCGCAGAAACAGGAATTCATCAATGGCGGTTTTGAACGAACCAAACGCGCCGCCTTTGGCCTGACGGAAGGGGCGCATGGATCCGATGCAACCCATATGGAAACCAAAGCAGTTAAGGAAACCCGCGACGGTGTGGCCGGATTTCGCATCGACGGCGAGAAAATGTGGATCACCGGGATGCACAAGGCGACCCATTGCGCGCTGTTTGCGCGGACGAGCGGTAAGGCTGGGGACGCGCAGGGCATCACCTGTTTCCTCGTTCCAAACCCCAATGAAGGCATCAAAATCGAAGAGTGGATGTGGACTTTCAACATGCCGACCGATCACCCGCGGTTGTCGATCAACAATGTCTGGGTGCCGGAAAGCGTGATCCTTGGTGAAGAGGGCAAAGGCCTCGCTCTGGCGCAAAGCTTCGTCCATCAAAACCGCATTCGCCAAGCCGCAGGTTCATTGGGCGCAGCGACATATTGCGTTGAGGAAAGCGTGAAATACGCCCGCCAGCGCAAGCCATTTGGAGAAGAATTGGCCAAGAACCAAGCGATCCAATTCCCACTGGTTGAGCTGGCGACGCAATGCGAAATGCTGCGGATGCTGATCTACAAAACCGCCTGGCAGATGGACAATATGCCGCACAAAGAGATCGCGAATACGATCTCTGACAAAGTGTCGATGTGCAATTACTGGGCGAACCGGCTGGTCTGTGAAGCCGCCGATCGCGCCATGCAAGTGCATGGGGGCATCGGTTATTCGCGGCACAAACCGTTCGAACACATCTATCGCCACCACCGCCGCTATCGCATCACCGAAGGCGCGGAGGAGATTCAGATGCGCAAAGTTGGTGCGTATCTGTTTGGATATTTGGGGCCCAAGCGGGGGATGTACGGCTAA
- a CDS encoding sigma-70 family RNA polymerase sigma factor, with product MKHDHASFSGARAYITASRGEVEDRVRRFMPMVHRAAWHVYGMGHAGLEVEDLVQAGVVALTECAQRHNAPTEDGFAAYAKIRARGAMIDVLRRQMNDTRTARKKRARYNQAVENVRAQTGADPTRGEIAKTLGVSDSELLDIEASAITLTSISDEYDDANTAFASEEPDPFEVLCGQEDRDRLIAAMTELPDRLKLVLQLFFVEELNLTEIAEVLEVSVPRVHQLRSKALKDLRGLMDAS from the coding sequence ATGAAGCACGATCACGCCAGTTTCTCCGGTGCCAGAGCCTATATCACCGCATCGCGCGGCGAAGTCGAAGACCGCGTGCGGCGGTTCATGCCAATGGTCCACCGTGCGGCGTGGCATGTTTATGGGATGGGTCACGCCGGATTGGAAGTCGAGGATTTGGTTCAGGCCGGCGTCGTCGCGTTGACCGAATGCGCCCAGCGTCACAACGCCCCGACCGAAGATGGCTTTGCCGCCTACGCCAAGATTCGGGCGCGCGGCGCGATGATTGATGTGTTGCGCCGACAAATGAACGACACACGCACCGCCCGGAAAAAGCGGGCAAGATACAACCAAGCAGTCGAAAACGTTCGAGCACAAACCGGCGCCGATCCCACTCGCGGCGAAATCGCCAAAACGTTGGGCGTCAGCGACAGCGAATTGTTGGACATCGAAGCGTCTGCCATCACGTTGACATCGATCAGCGACGAATATGATGACGCCAACACCGCCTTCGCCAGCGAAGAGCCCGACCCATTTGAAGTGTTGTGCGGACAGGAGGATCGCGACCGGTTGATCGCGGCGATGACCGAGTTGCCCGACCGCCTCAAATTGGTCCTGCAATTGTTCTTCGTCGAAGAACTGAACCTGACGGAAATCGCCGAAGTGTTGGAAGTGAGCGTGCCCCGCGTCCATCAACTCCGTTCAAAAGCCTTAAAAGACCTACGCGGATTGATGGACGCGAGTTAG
- a CDS encoding bile acid:sodium symporter: MLRIITNNFAILTVLGVGLAWFQPGLFTWMTNGSITIGGQPLLSIALGLIMLAMGLTLTFEDYRRLTTLPKALVAGVGLQFLVMPLAGFAIAWGMDLEQGLAVGLILVACCPGGTASNIVTYLARGNVALSVAMTMVSTLAAVVLTPLLTGELAGTFVEIDRWNLLRNMVAIVLVPVVLGTLLNQLFPRAAARVSAILPLIAIVLVILIVGGIVGGAKAQIAQHAGTLLIATLLLHSIGFGLGFLLARVLGLGVPEQRTISIEVGMQNSGLGSGLAKTPAFAAQFADIQQAALAPVPAAISAVWHVLIGSILASWWRRRG, encoded by the coding sequence GTGCTGCGCATCATCACCAACAATTTCGCGATCCTTACGGTTCTCGGTGTGGGTCTCGCCTGGTTTCAACCGGGTCTGTTCACTTGGATGACCAATGGCAGCATCACAATCGGCGGACAGCCGCTGCTTTCCATTGCATTGGGCCTAATCATGTTGGCGATGGGGTTGACGCTGACATTTGAAGATTACCGTCGCTTGACCACTTTACCCAAAGCGTTGGTCGCGGGTGTTGGCCTGCAATTTTTGGTAATGCCTCTGGCGGGCTTTGCGATTGCGTGGGGGATGGACCTAGAACAGGGATTGGCCGTTGGCTTGATCCTTGTCGCCTGTTGCCCCGGCGGCACTGCGTCGAACATCGTGACATATCTTGCGCGCGGCAATGTCGCCTTATCTGTGGCGATGACGATGGTCTCAACGCTCGCTGCGGTGGTTTTGACGCCTCTGTTAACGGGTGAACTTGCGGGGACCTTTGTTGAGATCGACCGTTGGAATTTGCTGCGCAATATGGTCGCGATTGTGTTGGTGCCGGTGGTGCTCGGCACGCTGCTCAATCAATTGTTCCCGCGCGCTGCGGCCCGGGTCAGCGCGATCCTGCCACTCATTGCGATCGTGTTGGTGATCCTGATCGTGGGCGGGATCGTGGGCGGTGCCAAGGCGCAGATTGCGCAGCATGCGGGCACATTGTTGATCGCCACTTTGCTGCTTCATTCTATCGGCTTTGGCCTTGGGTTTTTGCTTGCACGGGTACTGGGGCTGGGCGTGCCGGAACAACGCACCATTTCCATCGAGGTCGGCATGCAGAATTCAGGACTGGGCTCCGGCCTCGCCAAAACCCCCGCCTTTGCCGCGCAGTTTGCAGACATCCAACAAGCCGCTCTAGCCCCCGTGCCAGCAGCGATTTCTGCGGTGTGGCACGTGCTTATCGGGTCGATATTGGCAAGTTGGTGGCGTCGGCGTGGTTAG
- a CDS encoding amidohydrolase family protein has translation MRRFTAQITGTLLAGSVLTMPFAAIAQDDDSETWDVEAPRGATIEQVPIQTDEGTWMDVDVSPDGQTLAFTMLGDIYTMPITGGTPTRIASGLAWEVQPRFSPDGSRIAFTSDRGGGDNIWVMNTDGSDMRQVTDENFRLLNQPSWSPDGRFIIAKKHFTTGRSAGTGEIWMYHVSGGGGVAIVERPNEQQQKELGEPVYSPDGGAIYYTRNTTPGNTFIYAQDSQTGIFAIERHDLETGEVTTAVDGYGGAVRPTPSPDGTQIAFVRRDRDQSQLWVKDIASGQERMIYGALDLDLQETWAVYGVYPNMDWTPDGGSIVFWAGGKLRRIDRDGSNMAVIPFSIDDTRGVADAPHPDIEVSPDSFVTSMPRFAQLSPDGSRVVFESLGRLYTKSARGRDGPRPLTTAQDGSIEAFPVFSRDGAQIAYVRWTDEELGQIVVTDGTGANPRVITQEPGHYANLTFSPDGSHIAFEKRSGGYLTSPSYSENTGIYMLSTSGGEAIRVSRAGSNPQFGADDARIFMTMREGGGLALVSSDLTGERQRTHVKGDLANDFRVAPDGMTVAFRQNYEVFAMPLLPGGQAVSVSESGGALPITKVSEGGADYIGWANGGETVYWSIGAQMRQAQVADFFGDGPPAEETDDDGYSPPETGISMAMTVQSARPEGTTVITGARILTMAAGLDDQDAGVIDNGVIVIEGDRIAAIGATGSIDIPDGATMIDASGRTIMPGLVDAHAHGPQGIGDFIPQQNWRMVQDLAMGVTTIHDPSNDASQIFAAAERQRAGLLLAPRIFSTGEIIYGAKAPSVYARIDSYDDALAHVQRIKAQGGISVKNYNQPRREQRQMVARAAAAEDMLVVAEGGSLFGMDMNLIADGNSTIEHNVPGDVFYEDVLQFFSQSNSNYTPTLNVTYGGLAGDPYWRQATDVFDHPLMIHTPRRLLMAQTGRRTTAPEWAFVDDNAAREARKLAQRGVRVSIGAHGQQAGVDAHWELWSFARGGMSPVEALKAGTISSAQSLGMADDIGSLEVGKLADLVVLSADPSVDIRNSDDIVHVMLGGRLYDALTMNEVATGDATRRAYWWEGGGAAEGAVGSEAATHAADAHADGD, from the coding sequence ATGCGTCGTTTCACCGCTCAAATCACCGGCACTTTGCTTGCCGGTTCGGTGCTCACAATGCCGTTTGCAGCCATCGCACAGGATGATGATAGCGAAACGTGGGACGTCGAAGCGCCGCGCGGGGCGACGATCGAACAAGTTCCGATCCAAACCGATGAAGGCACATGGATGGATGTCGATGTGTCGCCCGATGGGCAAACCTTGGCGTTCACAATGTTGGGCGACATTTACACTATGCCGATCACGGGCGGCACGCCGACACGGATCGCGTCGGGCCTCGCTTGGGAAGTGCAGCCGCGGTTTTCTCCCGATGGATCGCGCATCGCATTCACATCCGATCGCGGCGGTGGCGACAACATTTGGGTGATGAACACCGATGGCTCAGACATGCGTCAGGTCACGGATGAAAATTTCCGGTTGCTCAACCAACCAAGCTGGTCGCCGGATGGTCGTTTCATCATCGCGAAAAAGCACTTCACGACCGGACGTTCGGCCGGGACGGGTGAAATTTGGATGTACCATGTGTCCGGCGGCGGCGGCGTTGCCATCGTTGAACGGCCCAATGAACAACAGCAAAAAGAGTTGGGAGAGCCGGTCTATTCCCCCGATGGCGGTGCGATCTATTACACGCGCAACACCACGCCCGGTAACACCTTTATATACGCGCAAGATTCGCAAACTGGGATTTTTGCGATTGAGCGGCACGATCTGGAAACGGGCGAAGTCACTACGGCGGTGGACGGGTATGGCGGCGCGGTGCGGCCGACACCTTCACCCGACGGGACGCAGATCGCGTTTGTGCGGCGTGACCGGGATCAAAGCCAGCTTTGGGTGAAGGACATCGCCAGCGGCCAAGAGCGGATGATTTACGGCGCGCTCGATCTGGATTTGCAGGAAACATGGGCGGTTTACGGCGTCTATCCCAACATGGATTGGACCCCGGATGGCGGCTCAATCGTATTCTGGGCCGGGGGTAAATTGCGGCGGATTGACCGCGACGGATCAAATATGGCGGTGATCCCGTTTTCGATCGACGACACGCGCGGCGTGGCCGATGCTCCGCACCCTGACATTGAGGTGTCGCCGGATAGTTTTGTAACGTCGATGCCGCGCTTTGCGCAGCTTTCCCCCGATGGCAGCCGGGTTGTTTTCGAAAGCCTTGGCCGACTTTACACCAAATCGGCCAGAGGTCGGGACGGACCACGGCCGCTTACGACGGCTCAGGATGGGTCCATAGAAGCGTTTCCCGTATTCAGCCGGGATGGCGCACAGATCGCCTATGTCCGTTGGACCGATGAGGAATTGGGCCAGATTGTCGTCACCGACGGCACCGGTGCGAACCCGCGCGTAATCACCCAAGAACCGGGCCATTACGCTAACCTCACATTCTCCCCCGATGGCAGCCACATCGCGTTTGAAAAACGCAGTGGCGGGTATCTCACCTCTCCCAGCTATTCGGAAAACACCGGCATCTATATGCTGTCCACTTCTGGTGGAGAGGCGATCCGCGTTAGCCGCGCGGGATCAAACCCACAATTTGGCGCTGACGATGCACGGATATTTATGACCATGCGCGAAGGCGGCGGGCTTGCGCTTGTTTCCTCCGATCTCACCGGTGAACGCCAACGCACCCATGTCAAAGGCGATCTCGCCAATGATTTCCGCGTGGCGCCCGACGGCATGACGGTTGCGTTCCGTCAGAATTACGAAGTGTTCGCGATGCCGCTTCTGCCCGGCGGTCAGGCGGTTTCCGTTAGCGAAAGCGGCGGTGCCTTGCCGATCACCAAGGTCAGCGAAGGCGGTGCGGATTACATCGGTTGGGCCAACGGCGGCGAGACCGTCTATTGGTCAATCGGCGCGCAAATGCGTCAGGCGCAAGTGGCCGATTTCTTTGGCGATGGACCGCCGGCAGAAGAAACGGATGACGATGGGTATTCCCCACCGGAAACCGGTATCTCGATGGCAATGACGGTCCAATCCGCACGACCCGAAGGCACAACAGTGATCACAGGCGCCCGCATTTTGACGATGGCGGCGGGTCTCGATGATCAAGATGCCGGGGTCATCGACAACGGTGTTATCGTGATCGAAGGGGATCGGATCGCCGCAATCGGCGCAACGGGCTCTATCGATATCCCTGACGGCGCGACCATGATCGATGCGAGCGGGCGGACAATCATGCCTGGACTGGTCGATGCACACGCCCACGGGCCACAGGGGATTGGCGATTTCATCCCGCAACAAAACTGGCGGATGGTTCAAGATCTGGCGATGGGCGTGACCACCATTCATGATCCTTCCAACGATGCGAGCCAAATCTTTGCCGCGGCCGAACGCCAACGCGCCGGACTGCTGTTGGCGCCGCGCATCTTCTCCACAGGTGAGATCATTTATGGAGCCAAGGCGCCCAGTGTGTATGCGCGGATCGACAGTTACGATGACGCTTTGGCTCACGTCCAACGGATCAAAGCGCAAGGCGGCATTTCGGTCAAAAACTACAATCAACCGCGCCGCGAACAACGCCAAATGGTTGCGCGTGCGGCTGCGGCCGAAGACATGTTGGTCGTGGCCGAGGGCGGCTCGCTGTTCGGGATGGATATGAACCTCATCGCGGATGGCAATTCGACGATTGAACACAATGTGCCTGGCGACGTTTTCTACGAAGATGTCCTACAATTCTTCAGCCAATCCAATTCGAACTACACGCCAACTTTGAACGTCACCTATGGCGGTCTTGCGGGTGATCCCTATTGGCGTCAGGCGACCGACGTGTTCGACCACCCTTTGATGATCCACACACCGCGGCGCCTTTTAATGGCGCAAACCGGACGCCGCACGACCGCGCCGGAATGGGCGTTTGTCGATGACAATGCCGCGCGGGAAGCCCGCAAATTGGCGCAACGCGGCGTTCGTGTTTCGATTGGCGCACACGGCCAACAGGCTGGCGTCGATGCGCATTGGGAGCTTTGGAGTTTCGCACGCGGGGGCATGAGCCCTGTTGAAGCGTTGAAAGCGGGCACGATCTCTTCGGCGCAATCTTTGGGTATGGCCGATGACATCGGCAGCCTAGAGGTTGGCAAACTGGCCGATCTTGTTGTTCTAAGCGCGGATCCCAGCGTCGATATTCGGAATTCCGATGACATCGTTCATGTGATGTTGGGCGGGCGTTTGTACGACGCCTTGACCATGAATGAAGTCGCCACCGGCGATGCAACACGTCGGGCCTATTGGTGGGAAGGCGGCGGCGCAGCCGAAGGGGCGGTTGGTTCCGAAGCCGCAACCCACGCGGCCGATGCTCACGCCGACGGCGATTGA